TTCGGCATGCCGGTGCCGGTGGCGGTCCTGGTCCTGGGCGCCGGCTTCATGGTCACCCTGGTGGCCAGCCGGGTCATCTGCCAGGGGGGCCTGGCCTACTTCACCCTCACCGCGGCACCCAGCGACGGCCTCCTGGCCCTCTTCGGCCCCGGCTTCTTCACCCAGGCCGGCCTGCTCATGACCGCCGTGCTCCAGAAGGTCCTGTTCCTGGACCTGCGGGAGGCCCTCCTGCCCTCGTTGTTCCATGCCCGCCGGGTCACCCGGCGGGCCGGCAATCAGGTCCTGGTGCATGCGGGTCTTGTCGTCGCCCTGGTGGCCGGGGTGGCGGTGGCCGGCGCTGCCATGCTCAGCCTCTGCTACCGCTACGGCATCCGGGATCTCAAGATGGACTGGGCACTAAGCTCCACCCTCACGGTCTACGAGAACGTCCGGGTGCTGGTGGAGGCCCCCATCCACTCCGGCCACTGGGTGCTGGTCTTTGCCACCATCGGCGGCCTGGTGATGCTGGCCCTGGTCGTGGCTTACCACCGCTTTCCCTGGTGGCCCCTGCACCCCTTGGGCTACCTGGCCGCCTACAGCTCGGCCATGCGCCTGGTCTGGTTCAGCTGTTTTCTGGGCTGGCTGGCCAACAGCCTGGTCATGCGCTACGGCGGCATCGGCCTGTTCAACCGCCTGCGCCTCCTGTTCATCGGCCTGGTGGTGGGCGACCTGGTCATGGGCGGCATCTGGGCGGTGGTCGGCTGGTTTTCGTACGCCAGCTACCTGGTGCTGCCGGATTGAAGGGGAGCGAATAACGAATGTCCAACAAGGAATGTCCAACATTGAAGGGACCGGCAGGGACGGTTCGGATGGAGTCTGGCCTGGGATCCATCCCATTCATCCCATAAATCCCATCCCTCCCATCGCCGGGACGACGCCACCCCATGTACGACGACAAGGAGCTTGCCGAATACCGGGATCTGGTGAAGACCCCCACCACCTTTGCCGAAGGCTTCGACTGGAAGACGGTGGTGGGGGCGATCTTCATCGGCTTTCTCATGATGCCCGGCAGCATGTATCTGCAGCTGGTGATCGGCTCCGGCATCGGGCCGGCGGCCCGCTGGGTGACGATCATCCTCTTTGCCGAGATCGCCAAGCGCTCCTACACCGAGCTGAAACAGCAGGAGATCTTCCTTCTCTACTACATGGCCGGCGCCGCCCTGGCGTCGCCCTTCCAGGGCCTGTTGTGGAGCCAGTACCTGGTGCAGTCCGACGCGGCCAAGATGCTGGGATTGACTGAGCTGATCCCGGCCTGGGTGGCGCCGGCCCCGGAGTCCACCTCCCTTATTGAGCGCACCTTCTTGCACCGGGACTGGCTGGTCCCCATCCTCCTCCTGGTGGGGGCGCAGCTCATCCAGCGTATCGACCATTTCGGCCTGGGCTACGCCCTGTACCGCATCACCTCCGACGTGGAGAAGCTGCCCTTCCCCATGGCGCCGGTGGGGGCCCTGGGCACCATGGCCCTGGCGGAATCCACCGATGACGCGGCCAAGAGCTGGAAGTGGCGGGTGTTCTCCATCGGCGGCGTCATCGGCCTTGCCTTTGGCGGCCTGTATGTCCTCCTGCCCACCCTGTCGGGCCTGATGTTCACCGAGCCGATCCGGCTCATTCCCATCCCCTGGGTCGAGCTGACCAGCCACACCGAGGCGATCCTGCCGGCAGTGGCCTTCGGCCTGCAGCTGGATCTGGGGCTGGTCTTCATCGGCATGGTGCTGCCGTTCTGGGCGGTGATCGGCGGCCTGGTGGGGCTCATCATCACCATGATCGCCAACCCCATCCTGTACCGGCACGGCATCCTCTCCCGCTGGCACCCCGGCATGGCCACCGTGGACACGGTGTTCGCCAACACCTTCGACTTCTACCTCTCCTTCGGCATCGGCCTGGGGCTGGCCATCGCTGTGGTCGGCATCTGGCACGTCATCCGCTCCTTCACCTCCGGCCGGGGGCCCAACCGGGGCAGCTTTCGGGACCTGTTCTCCCCGCCGCCGGGCCGCGGCGACTTCAACTTCTGGATCTCCATCGCCATCTACGTCTTCTCCACCCTGGCCTATGTGGGCCTGTCGGTGTGGCTGGTGCCCACCTTCCCCTGGGGCTTCTTCCTCCTCTACGGCTTCGTCTACACACCGGTGGTCTCCTACATCACCGCCCGCATGGAGGGGATTGCCGGCCAGTTCGTCAGCCTGCCCCTGGTGCGGGAGGCCAGCTTCATCGCCGGCGCCCGCTTCTTCGGCTACCAGGGCATCGAGATCTGGTACGCGCCCATCCCCATCCACAACTACGGCGAGACCACCGTGCACTTCCGGCAGATCGAGCTCACCGGCACCAGCATCCGGGGCATCATCAAGGCGGAGCTGGTCGTCTTTCCGGTGGTCATGGTGGCGAGTCTTCTGTTCTCCCAGTTCATCTGGCGGCTTGCGCCCATCCCCTCCGCCAACTATCCTTACGCCCAGGAGCTGTGGCATCTGCAGGCCCTGAACAGCCTCTTGATGCAGA
This sequence is a window from Thermodesulfobacteriota bacterium. Protein-coding genes within it:
- a CDS encoding peptide transporter; protein product: MYDDKELAEYRDLVKTPTTFAEGFDWKTVVGAIFIGFLMMPGSMYLQLVIGSGIGPAARWVTIILFAEIAKRSYTELKQQEIFLLYYMAGAALASPFQGLLWSQYLVQSDAAKMLGLTELIPAWVAPAPESTSLIERTFLHRDWLVPILLLVGAQLIQRIDHFGLGYALYRITSDVEKLPFPMAPVGALGTMALAESTDDAAKSWKWRVFSIGGVIGLAFGGLYVLLPTLSGLMFTEPIRLIPIPWVELTSHTEAILPAVAFGLQLDLGLVFIGMVLPFWAVIGGLVGLIITMIANPILYRHGILSRWHPGMATVDTVFANTFDFYLSFGIGLGLAIAVVGIWHVIRSFTSGRGPNRGSFRDLFSPPPGRGDFNFWISIAIYVFSTLAYVGLSVWLVPTFPWGFFLLYGFVYTPVVSYITARMEGIAGQFVSLPLVREASFIAGARFFGYQGIEIWYAPIPIHNYGETTVHFRQIELTGTSIRGIIKAELVVFPVVMVASLLFSQFIWRLAPIPSANYPYAQELWHLQALNSLLMQTSTLEGNSLFFQALNGLHLAAGLGFGLLTYAILSLLGLPVLLVYGVVRGLGQTTPHGLLLEVAGALLGRFFFLKRYGVMWRQYAPVLLAGFSCGMGLTGMFAMGLALITKSLGRLAY
- a CDS encoding DUF6785 family protein — its product is FGMPVPVAVLVLGAGFMVTLVASRVICQGGLAYFTLTAAPSDGLLALFGPGFFTQAGLLMTAVLQKVLFLDLREALLPSLFHARRVTRRAGNQVLVHAGLVVALVAGVAVAGAAMLSLCYRYGIRDLKMDWALSSTLTVYENVRVLVEAPIHSGHWVLVFATIGGLVMLALVVAYHRFPWWPLHPLGYLAAYSSAMRLVWFSCFLGWLANSLVMRYGGIGLFNRLRLLFIGLVVGDLVMGGIWAVVGWFSYASYLVLPD